A window from Phalacrocorax aristotelis chromosome 5, bGulAri2.1, whole genome shotgun sequence encodes these proteins:
- the BDNF gene encoding neurotrophic factor BDNF precursor form yields MTILFLTMVISYFSCMKAAPMKEASVRGQGSLAYPGLRTHGTLESLNGPNAGSRGLTSLADTFEHVIEELLDEDQDIQPSEENKDADLYTSRVMLSSQVPLEPPLLFLLEEYKNYLDAANMSMRVRRHSDPARRGELSVCDSTSEWVTAAEKKTAVDMSGATVTVLEKVPVPKGQLKQYFYETKCNPKGYTKEGCRGIDKRHWNSQCRTTQSYVRALTMDNKKRVGWRFIRIDTSCVCTLTIKRGR; encoded by the coding sequence ATGACCATCCTTTTCCTTACTATGGTTATCTCATACTTCAGTTGCATGAAAGCTGCCCCGATGAAAGAAGCTAGTGTAAGAGGACAAGGCAGCTTGGCTTACCCAGGTCTTCGGACCCATGGGACTCTTGAGAGCCTAAACGGGCCCAATGCTGGTTCAAGAGGACTGACATCGCTGGCGGACACATTTGAACATGTCATAGAGGAGCTTCTAGATGAGGACCAGGACATCCAGCCCAGCGAGGAGAACAAGGATGCAGACTTGTACACATCCCGAGTCATGCTAAGCAGTCAAGTGCCTTTGGAACCCCCACTGCTCTTTCTGCTCGAGGAGTACAAAAACTACTTGGATGCTGCAAACATGTCCATGAGGGTCCGGCGCCACTCTGACCCAGCTCGCCGCGGGGAACTGAGCGTATGTGACAGCACGAGCGAGTGGGTGACGGCGGCAGAGAAAAAGACTGCAGTGGACATGTCCGGGGCGACTGTCACAGTCCTGGAAAAAGTCCCGGTACCCAAAGGCCAACTGAAGCAATACTTCTATGAGACCAAATGCAACCCCAAGGGGTACACAAaggagggctgcaggggcaTAGACAAGAGGCACTGGAACTCCCAGTGCCGAACTACCCAGTCTTACGTGAGAGCTCTCACCATGGATAATAAAAAGAGAGTTGGCTGGCGCTTTATAAGGATAGACACTTCCTGTGTATGTACATTAACCATTAAAAGGGGAAGATAG